One segment of Streptomyces sp. TG1A-8 DNA contains the following:
- a CDS encoding LLM class flavin-dependent oxidoreductase, with protein sequence MTVRPHWFLPTGGDGRTLVDRHAYGPNDGRRAAGVRAPDIEYLAQIAKAAEHLGFEAVLTPTGTWCEDAWLTTAALAQHTERLKFLVAFRPGLLSPTLAAQMAATYQRVTRGRLLLNVVTGGDSAEQQRFGDHLDHDRRYERTDEFLSVVRGVWRGEPYDFDGRHYQVRGGLTALPPDPVPQLFFGGSSPAAGPVAARHADVYLTWGEPPARVKEKADWIRSLAEREGREVRFGIRLHTLSRDSSAEAWSTANRLLDDLDSGTIAAAQAALGRSESVGQRRMLELHGGSRDRLEIHPNLWAGVGLVRGGAGTALVGSHAQVADLIEEYHALGIEHFVLSGYPHLEEAYWFGEGVLPELAARGLLERAVPDGGAPLPVAGGR encoded by the coding sequence ATGACGGTACGACCGCACTGGTTCCTGCCGACGGGCGGTGACGGCCGCACCCTGGTGGACCGGCACGCCTACGGGCCGAACGACGGGCGCCGGGCCGCCGGGGTGCGGGCCCCGGACATCGAGTACCTGGCGCAGATCGCCAAGGCCGCCGAGCACCTGGGCTTCGAGGCGGTGCTGACGCCGACCGGCACCTGGTGCGAGGACGCCTGGCTGACCACGGCCGCACTCGCCCAGCACACCGAGCGGCTGAAGTTCCTGGTGGCGTTCCGGCCGGGGCTGCTGTCACCGACGCTGGCCGCGCAGATGGCGGCGACCTACCAGCGGGTGACCCGTGGGCGGTTGCTGCTCAACGTGGTCACCGGGGGCGACTCGGCCGAGCAGCAGCGCTTCGGCGACCACCTCGACCACGACCGGCGCTACGAACGGACGGACGAGTTCCTCTCGGTCGTCCGCGGGGTGTGGCGGGGCGAACCGTACGACTTCGACGGCCGCCACTACCAGGTGCGGGGCGGTCTGACCGCGCTGCCGCCGGACCCGGTGCCGCAGCTGTTCTTCGGCGGCTCCTCACCGGCGGCCGGGCCGGTCGCCGCACGGCACGCGGACGTGTACCTGACCTGGGGCGAGCCTCCCGCCCGGGTGAAGGAGAAGGCCGACTGGATCCGTTCGCTGGCCGAGCGCGAAGGACGCGAGGTCCGCTTCGGCATCCGGCTGCACACCCTGTCCCGGGACTCCTCGGCCGAGGCCTGGTCGACGGCGAACCGGCTGCTCGACGACCTCGACTCCGGCACGATCGCCGCCGCCCAGGCCGCGCTCGGGCGCAGCGAGTCGGTGGGGCAGCGGCGGATGCTGGAGCTGCACGGGGGCTCCCGCGACCGGCTGGAGATCCATCCCAACCTGTGGGCCGGTGTCGGCCTGGTCCGGGGTGGCGCGGGCACCGCCCTGGTGGGCAGCCACGCGCAGGTGGCCGACCTGATCGAGGAGTACCACGCCCTCGGCATCGAGCACTTCGTGCTGTCCGGGTACCCGCACCTGGAGGAGGCGTACTGGTTCGGGGAGGGCGTGCTCCCCGAACTGGCCGCGCGCGGACTGCTGGAGCGTGCGGTCCCGGACGGCGGGGCGCCGCTGCCGGTGGCGGGCGGGCGCTGA
- a CDS encoding ABC transporter substrate-binding protein, translating into MRRRLIPAPLLLPLVLLLTACGGNPAASAGTGADGSGPVTLDVGDQKGGSEAILRAAGELGNLRYRIKWSTFTSGPPLLEAVNAKAVDIGGVGNTPPVFAAGAGSRITVVAAWHGTSKGDTILVPDDSALTRPDQLKGRSVAVAQGSSAHYQLLASLKAAGLTLADVHVKYLQPADALAAFTSGKVDAWAVWDPYTSQVLRAGQGRVLTTGDGVTNGLTFQVAAPGALRDPKKAAAMKDYLARLRRATAWVHDHQEEWAKVWAKDTGLPYEVALASVERTNSTRVAVAVDKPLVASEQQIADAFAGLGLIPREVDFGDFVDTRFNGGLPPSTTAAKG; encoded by the coding sequence ATGCGCCGACGCCTGATCCCCGCCCCGCTGCTCCTGCCCCTAGTCCTCCTGCTCACCGCCTGCGGCGGCAACCCGGCCGCGAGCGCGGGCACCGGCGCCGACGGCTCGGGGCCGGTCACGCTCGACGTCGGCGACCAGAAGGGCGGTTCGGAGGCCATCCTGCGGGCCGCCGGTGAACTGGGGAACCTGCGGTACAGGATCAAGTGGTCGACGTTCACCTCCGGCCCGCCCCTGCTGGAAGCCGTCAACGCCAAGGCCGTCGACATCGGCGGCGTCGGCAACACCCCGCCCGTCTTCGCAGCCGGCGCCGGCTCGAGGATCACGGTCGTGGCCGCCTGGCACGGTACCTCCAAGGGCGACACGATCCTCGTCCCCGACGATTCCGCGCTGACCCGGCCGGACCAGCTCAAGGGCAGATCCGTAGCCGTGGCCCAGGGTTCCTCCGCGCACTACCAGCTCCTCGCCTCGCTCAAGGCGGCCGGGCTGACCCTGGCCGACGTCCACGTCAAGTACCTCCAGCCGGCCGACGCGCTCGCCGCGTTCACCTCCGGCAAGGTCGACGCGTGGGCGGTGTGGGACCCGTACACCTCACAGGTCCTGCGGGCCGGGCAGGGCCGGGTGCTCACCACCGGTGACGGTGTCACCAACGGGCTCACCTTCCAGGTGGCCGCGCCCGGCGCGTTGCGGGACCCGAAGAAGGCCGCCGCCATGAAGGACTACCTGGCGCGCCTGCGCCGGGCCACCGCCTGGGTGCACGACCACCAGGAGGAGTGGGCCAAGGTGTGGGCGAAGGACACCGGGCTGCCCTACGAGGTGGCCCTGGCCTCGGTGGAGCGCACCAACTCCACCCGGGTCGCGGTGGCCGTGGACAAGCCGCTCGTGGCCTCCGAGCAGCAGATCGCCGACGCCTTCGCCGGGCTGGGGCTCATCCCGCGCGAGGTCGACTTCGGCGACTTCGTGGACACGCGGTTCAACGGCGGCCTGCCACCGTCGACGACCGCGGCCAAGGGCTGA
- a CDS encoding ABC transporter ATP-binding protein: MATDVHRPVSPAPARVPSAVRVEGLTRSFDGRAVIDNLRLDIAPGEFVALLGRSGCGKSTLLRILAGLDRDIEGSALVPRRRAVAFQAPRLMPWKRVWRNVLLGLPGRPRRTVAERALDEVGLAHRADAWPKTLSGGEAQRASLARALVREPDLLLLDEPFGALDALTRIRAQRLVGELWQRRGCAVLLVTHDVEEAVLLADRVLVMDDGRIAHEQRVDLDRPRDIADPRFAALRAGLLERLGVDTAAEAA, encoded by the coding sequence ATGGCGACCGACGTTCACCGGCCGGTGAGCCCCGCCCCCGCCCGGGTCCCCAGCGCCGTGCGGGTCGAAGGGCTGACCCGCTCCTTCGACGGCCGTGCCGTCATCGACAACCTGCGGCTGGACATCGCGCCCGGCGAGTTCGTCGCCCTGCTCGGCCGCAGCGGCTGCGGCAAGTCGACCCTCCTGCGCATCCTGGCCGGCCTGGACCGGGACATCGAGGGCAGCGCCCTGGTCCCCCGCCGCAGGGCCGTCGCCTTCCAGGCGCCCCGGCTGATGCCGTGGAAGAGGGTCTGGCGCAACGTCCTGCTGGGCCTGCCGGGCAGGCCCCGGCGGACCGTCGCGGAACGGGCGCTGGACGAGGTGGGCCTGGCCCACCGCGCCGACGCCTGGCCGAAGACGCTGTCCGGCGGTGAGGCCCAGCGCGCCTCCCTGGCCCGCGCCCTGGTGCGCGAGCCCGACCTGCTGCTGCTCGACGAGCCGTTCGGCGCCCTCGACGCGCTCACCCGGATCAGGGCCCAGCGGCTCGTCGGGGAGCTGTGGCAGCGCCGCGGCTGCGCCGTGCTGCTGGTCACGCACGACGTCGAGGAGGCCGTGCTGCTCGCCGACCGCGTCCTGGTGATGGACGACGGGCGCATCGCCCACGAGCAGCGCGTCGACCTCGACCGGCCGCGCGACATCGCCGACCCCCGGTTCGCCGCCCTGCGTGCCGGACTGCTGGAACGGCTCGGCGTCGACACCGCCGCCGAAGCCGCCTGA
- a CDS encoding ABC transporter permease, whose protein sequence is MPQSGATGTGSPGPSSPGLQPLVPASVRRARVPRWLRRTTGPLLLLVLWQFLSGTGLLTADVLASPGRIARVGWDLTADGSLPSAMGTSLRRVAAGLLFGTVAGTGLALVSGLFRIGEDLVDAPVQMLRTVPFVGLIPLFIIWFGIGEAPKTAIITLGVTFPLYLNVYAGIRGADAQLVEAGESLGLSRWGLVRHVVLPGALPGALTGLRYSLGIAWLALVFAEQVNADSGIGFLMVQARDFLRTDVIVVCLIVYAVLGLLADFTVRSLERLLLQWRPTFTGR, encoded by the coding sequence ATGCCGCAATCCGGGGCCACCGGAACGGGCAGCCCCGGACCCTCCTCCCCCGGTCTTCAGCCCCTCGTCCCCGCCTCCGTCCGCCGGGCCCGCGTCCCGCGCTGGCTGCGCCGCACCACCGGCCCGCTGCTGCTGCTCGTACTGTGGCAGTTCCTCAGCGGCACCGGCCTGCTGACGGCGGACGTGCTCGCGTCACCGGGCCGGATCGCCCGGGTCGGCTGGGACCTGACCGCCGACGGTTCACTGCCGTCGGCCATGGGCACCTCGCTCCGGCGTGTCGCGGCGGGACTGCTGTTCGGCACCGTGGCCGGCACCGGACTCGCCCTGGTCTCGGGGTTGTTCCGGATCGGCGAGGACCTGGTGGACGCGCCGGTGCAGATGCTGCGGACGGTGCCGTTCGTGGGTCTCATCCCGCTGTTCATCATCTGGTTCGGCATCGGCGAGGCACCGAAGACCGCGATCATCACGCTCGGCGTGACCTTCCCCCTCTACCTCAACGTGTACGCCGGGATCCGGGGGGCCGACGCCCAACTCGTCGAGGCCGGTGAGTCGCTGGGGCTGTCCCGGTGGGGGCTGGTGCGCCACGTGGTACTGCCCGGAGCCCTGCCCGGCGCGCTCACGGGACTGCGGTACTCGCTCGGCATCGCCTGGCTCGCACTGGTCTTCGCCGAACAGGTCAACGCCGACTCCGGCATCGGCTTCCTGATGGTGCAGGCGCGTGACTTCCTGCGGACCGACGTGATCGTGGTCTGCCTGATCGTCTACGCCGTCCTCGGCCTGCTCGCCGACTTCACCGTCCGCTCCCTCGAAAGGCTGCTGCTGCAATGGCGACCGACGTTCACCGGCCGGTGA
- a CDS encoding putative leader peptide gives MLRSALLTTRGHIDLLRVTSAACRRGR, from the coding sequence ATGTTGCGTTCAGCCCTGCTCACCACGCGCGGTCACATCGACCTGCTGCGGGTGACCTCCGCCGCGTGTCGCCGCGGTCGCTGA
- a CDS encoding secondary thiamine-phosphate synthase enzyme YjbQ — protein sequence MPDVFTTRMLNVATGSRERIVDLTRDCEDFLGEAAAGRDGLLNVFVPHATAGIAVIETGSGSDDDLLAALHTLLPADDRWQHRHGSPGHGRDHVLPAIVPPHATLPVIGGRLELGTWQSVCLVDTNRDNPDRTVRLSFLG from the coding sequence ATGCCAGATGTCTTCACCACTCGGATGCTGAACGTCGCCACCGGCTCGCGGGAACGGATCGTCGACCTGACCCGCGACTGCGAGGACTTCCTGGGCGAGGCGGCGGCCGGCCGCGACGGCCTGCTGAACGTCTTCGTCCCGCACGCCACCGCCGGCATCGCCGTCATCGAAACGGGTTCCGGCAGCGACGACGACCTCCTCGCCGCCCTGCACACCCTGCTGCCCGCCGACGACCGCTGGCAGCACCGGCACGGCAGCCCGGGCCACGGGCGCGACCACGTCCTCCCGGCGATCGTCCCGCCGCACGCGACCCTCCCGGTGATCGGCGGCCGCCTGGAGCTGGGCACCTGGCAGTCGGTGTGCCTGGTCGACACCAACCGGGACAACCCCGACCGGACGGTCCGGCTGAGCTTCCTCGGCTGA
- a CDS encoding response regulator transcription factor: MLLADALTADSIGRRLGISTRTVHKHVENLYRKLGTRDRVGTVLRAQRLGLLPSRGPRERRPAGRADGAVSR; the protein is encoded by the coding sequence TTGCTGCTCGCGGACGCCCTGACCGCCGACTCCATCGGCCGCCGCCTCGGCATCTCGACGCGCACGGTGCACAAGCACGTCGAGAACCTCTACCGCAAGCTGGGCACCCGCGACCGGGTCGGCACGGTACTGCGCGCCCAGCGGCTCGGGCTGCTCCCGTCCCGCGGCCCCCGGGAGCGGCGTCCCGCCGGACGGGCCGACGGTGCCGTGAGCCGCTGA
- a CDS encoding DUF5997 family protein produces the protein MSSQQSTQTMKPATAAKKLGVYLPATPAEFQEGVVTRAELNGLQADPPAWLRELRQNGPHPRPVVAAKLGVSIAGLARGGITEALTTEQIEALKQERPQWLEKERATQAEVRREAVRVKNLQKEKEEKQDRRTARD, from the coding sequence ATGAGTTCGCAGCAGAGCACCCAGACGATGAAGCCCGCGACCGCGGCGAAGAAGCTGGGTGTGTACCTCCCCGCCACCCCCGCCGAGTTCCAGGAGGGTGTGGTCACGCGCGCCGAACTGAACGGGCTGCAGGCCGATCCGCCGGCGTGGCTGCGCGAGCTGCGGCAGAACGGCCCCCACCCGCGCCCGGTGGTCGCGGCCAAGCTCGGCGTGTCCATCGCGGGCCTCGCGCGCGGCGGGATCACCGAGGCGCTGACCACCGAGCAGATCGAGGCGCTCAAGCAGGAGCGGCCGCAGTGGCTGGAGAAGGAGCGCGCCACCCAGGCCGAGGTCCGCAGGGAAGCGGTGCGGGTGAAGAACCTGCAGAAGGAGAAGGAAGAGAAGCAGGACCGGCGCACCGCGCGGGACTGA
- a CDS encoding LysR family substrate-binding domain-containing protein — MTGSQESPSFRLAHVPGATPAKWVRIWNERLPGVPLTLLQVTAAQAPEALRAGEADAGLVRLPVDRAFLSAIPLYTETTVVVVPKDHLVTAADEVTLDDLADEVLLHPLDDVLDWDRPPGEPAFERPATTPDAVELVAANVGLLVVPQSLARLYHRRDLTYRPVTDAPRSSIALSWPEEATTDLVEEFIGIVRGRTVNSTRGRTAAKPQAERTGTRQKPSAARSAGAKPTGAKSAGRTARGRTGAAKPAPRRGKPRRRS; from the coding sequence GTGACAGGCTCGCAGGAATCACCGTCGTTCCGGCTCGCGCACGTCCCCGGAGCGACGCCCGCCAAGTGGGTGCGGATCTGGAACGAGCGCCTGCCCGGCGTCCCGCTCACCCTCCTGCAGGTCACGGCCGCCCAGGCGCCCGAGGCGCTGCGCGCGGGCGAGGCCGACGCGGGACTCGTCCGGCTGCCGGTCGACCGCGCGTTCCTCAGCGCCATCCCGCTCTACACCGAGACCACGGTGGTCGTCGTCCCCAAGGACCACCTGGTCACGGCGGCCGACGAGGTGACCTTGGACGACCTCGCCGACGAGGTGCTCCTCCACCCCCTGGACGACGTCCTCGACTGGGACCGCCCGCCCGGCGAGCCCGCCTTCGAGCGGCCCGCGACGACGCCGGACGCCGTCGAGCTGGTGGCGGCGAACGTCGGTCTGCTCGTCGTCCCGCAGTCCCTGGCCCGCCTGTACCACCGCAGGGACCTCACCTACCGCCCCGTCACCGACGCCCCCCGGTCGAGCATCGCCCTGTCCTGGCCGGAGGAGGCCACCACCGACCTGGTGGAGGAGTTCATCGGCATCGTGCGCGGCCGCACGGTCAACAGCACCCGCGGCCGTACGGCCGCGAAGCCGCAGGCCGAGCGGACGGGCACCCGGCAGAAGCCGTCGGCGGCGAGGTCCGCCGGCGCCAAGCCGACCGGCGCGAAGTCGGCGGGCCGTACCGCGCGGGGCCGCACGGGTGCCGCCAAGCCGGCCCCCAGGCGGGGCAAGCCGCGCCGCAGGTCCTGA